A section of the Anabaena cylindrica PCC 7122 genome encodes:
- a CDS encoding WD40 repeat domain-containing protein, with protein sequence MYKQLHTLEKHPESLICFTISPDGDTLVSSCYDIIKVWDLEEGTLICSHKLHKTPLHFSLVIDPHWTTFITNYDYHIQRYDLLTGSLVSQFSTEASGSIAIHPDGNTLIVGGYGHRVGEKPFIPIKLFDLQTQKVVHMLQGHEHIVSSVIISPDGKRLVSQSHHSSIKVWDLLTGQELCSFAQPPYRWIDAVALVNLTDLVISGCRLSINEFKGHDWNNLHTNVWNVMTDEVIYSLPKSPRRYSPYLLGEPRSVMTPDGKILVSGDDVNFVVWDWQSDKMLCTLQGHKSKVENLAIAPNGQIIASYAEDGIRIWKR encoded by the coding sequence ATGTATAAGCAACTTCACACGTTGGAGAAACACCCAGAGTCTTTAATATGCTTCACTATTAGCCCTGATGGAGACACTCTTGTTAGTAGCTGTTATGACATAATCAAAGTTTGGGATTTAGAGGAAGGAACTTTAATCTGTTCCCATAAACTGCACAAAACTCCTCTGCATTTTTCCTTAGTTATCGATCCACATTGGACAACATTTATTACTAACTATGATTATCACATTCAGAGGTATGACCTATTAACAGGTTCACTAGTTTCACAATTCTCTACTGAGGCGAGTGGCTCTATTGCTATTCATCCAGATGGAAATACACTAATTGTGGGCGGTTATGGTCATAGAGTCGGTGAGAAGCCGTTCATTCCGATAAAACTATTTGATTTGCAAACACAGAAAGTTGTTCATATGCTACAGGGACATGAACATATAGTTTCATCGGTTATCATTAGTCCTGATGGAAAGAGATTAGTTAGTCAAAGTCATCACTCCTCTATTAAGGTATGGGATTTACTAACGGGGCAAGAGTTATGCAGTTTTGCCCAGCCTCCATATCGATGGATCGATGCAGTTGCACTTGTAAATCTAACAGATTTGGTTATTAGCGGTTGTAGACTTAGTATCAATGAATTCAAGGGTCACGATTGGAATAATTTACATACTAATGTATGGAATGTTATGACTGATGAAGTCATTTATTCTTTGCCGAAAAGTCCTCGTAGATATTCTCCCTATCTACTGGGAGAACCCCGTAGCGTTATGACACCTGATGGCAAAATACTTGTTAGTGGAGATGATGTAAATTTTGTGGTGTGGGACTGGCAATCCGATAAAATGCTTTGCACTCTTCAAGGACATAAAAGTAAAGTTGAAAACTTGGCTATTGCGCCCAATGGGCAGATAATTGCCAGTTACGCAGAGGATGGCATACGTATCTGGAAACGATAA
- a CDS encoding DUF3352 domain-containing protein produces the protein MAPPIVSNLMMKKKKPSLVLTLSAAGLLIGIGSAAYWFFAQGQLFSRNLPVGANIIPEDALATVSLTTDTKQWQKLQEFGTSETQKELNKNLVQLQQRFLTNNGYNFEKDIQPWVGDEVTIAILASSAVKPLSKPVATNVEVTSEQSVVMVLPIKNPEIAKSILAQPKPLKQGKWIDRTYQGIAIKQTEGQAGGKLSAALIDERFLVITDNAKATERTIDAYKSKASLASIGGFVQNFSKMSSYQPFAQFYVNVPIAARIAAKAPNRPLPAQVLAQLQNNQGLAGTVTLEPKGIRLKGVSWLNPHSQRVLAVENQAGTMQNRLPSETLMMLSGSNLKRLWADYISTSRGNPLSPMMPEQVRRGVKSLTNLDLDRDLLSWMKGEFSVSVIPSTPKDGSPDNFRAGLVFMTKVGSKGEGGQRSTAETSLKQLDEAMQNQYQFKIQSATVGGKPVVNWISPFGTLTATHGWLDEDVLFFVLGAPISDKIVSKPKITLGSTLAFQETVPRELNPAKGLFFLDMERAVKSFTLNTTSPSQQAWLAAIRTIGLTTAVNDSRSQRYDIFLELKKTGK, from the coding sequence ATGGCACCACCTATAGTGTCTAATTTGATGATGAAAAAAAAGAAACCGTCTTTGGTGCTAACGCTATCAGCTGCCGGGTTATTGATTGGTATAGGAAGTGCAGCATATTGGTTTTTTGCCCAAGGACAACTATTTTCCAGAAATTTGCCAGTGGGTGCAAATATTATTCCTGAAGATGCCTTAGCTACAGTTTCCTTGACGACGGATACTAAGCAATGGCAAAAATTGCAGGAGTTTGGAACATCAGAAACTCAAAAAGAACTGAATAAAAATTTAGTACAACTCCAACAACGGTTTCTCACCAATAATGGTTATAACTTTGAGAAAGATATTCAACCGTGGGTAGGTGACGAAGTCACGATCGCTATTTTGGCTTCTTCTGCCGTAAAACCTTTATCTAAACCAGTAGCCACTAATGTTGAAGTTACTTCTGAGCAATCAGTAGTCATGGTGCTACCAATTAAAAATCCAGAAATCGCCAAAAGTATTTTGGCACAACCGAAACCCCTCAAACAAGGTAAATGGATTGACCGCACTTATCAAGGAATCGCTATTAAACAAACTGAAGGACAAGCTGGAGGAAAGCTTTCAGCAGCATTGATAGATGAGCGTTTTCTCGTAATTACAGATAATGCTAAGGCCACAGAAAGGACGATTGATGCTTATAAAAGCAAAGCATCTTTAGCAAGCATAGGGGGCTTTGTTCAAAATTTCTCAAAAATGTCCAGTTATCAACCTTTTGCTCAATTTTATGTCAATGTGCCGATCGCAGCAAGAATAGCAGCAAAAGCTCCCAACCGTCCTTTACCAGCCCAGGTTTTAGCGCAACTTCAAAATAACCAAGGTTTAGCGGGAACTGTCACTTTAGAACCGAAAGGAATCCGTTTAAAGGGTGTTTCTTGGTTAAATCCTCATAGTCAGCGAGTGCTGGCAGTAGAAAATCAAGCTGGAACTATGCAAAATCGCCTACCCAGCGAAACTTTAATGATGCTTTCTGGTAGTAACTTAAAGCGGTTATGGGCAGACTACATTTCTACATCTAGGGGAAATCCTTTATCACCAATGATGCCTGAACAAGTGCGACGGGGTGTAAAGTCGTTAACAAATTTGGATTTAGATCGGGATTTACTAAGTTGGATGAAAGGTGAATTTTCAGTTTCAGTGATTCCTAGTACCCCAAAAGATGGTTCACCGGATAATTTTCGGGCAGGGTTGGTATTTATGACAAAGGTAGGAAGCAAAGGTGAGGGAGGCCAAAGGAGTACGGCAGAAACTTCCTTAAAACAGCTAGATGAGGCGATGCAAAATCAATACCAGTTTAAGATTCAATCGGCAACTGTTGGGGGTAAACCTGTTGTCAACTGGATTTCACCTTTTGGGACTTTAACTGCTACTCATGGCTGGTTGGATGAAGATGTACTTTTTTTCGTTCTGGGCGCTCCTATCAGCGATAAAATTGTTTCCAAACCCAAAATTACACTCGGTAGTACTCTCGCTTTTCAAGAAACCGTCCCCAGAGAATTGAATCCAGCCAAGGGTCTATTTTTCTTGGATATGGAACGGGCTGTTAAAAGCTTTACTCTGAATACAACATCTCCCAGTCAACAAGCTTGGCTTGCAGCAATACGCACAATTGGGCTAACAACTGCGGTTAATGATAGTCGCAGTCAGCGATATGACATCTTTCTAGAACTTAAAAAAACTGGGAAGTAG
- the ccsB gene encoding c-type cytochrome biogenesis protein CcsB, with the protein MNLVVLQNWLDNASFAVLFCTMLVYWVGAAFPNLSATAALGTAGMAIANLCIATLLGARWIEAGYFPLSNLYESLFFLTWGITAIHLIAENSSRSRLVGVVTAPVAMGIAAFATLTLPSTMQVSEPLVPALKSNWLMMHVSVMMLSYSALMVGALLAIAFLIVTYGKNIQLQGSSVGTGGYRSNGYKLLKAGEVISQPPTPAVENNGFSRLESSNNGNGTAVLDLVTVSETQTVESTETLSPQRLSLAETLDNISYRIIGLGFPLLTIGIIAGGVWANEAWGSYWSWDPKETWALITWLVFAAYLHSRITRGWQGRKPAILAAGGFVVVWICYLGVNLLGKGLHSYGWFF; encoded by the coding sequence ATGAATCTGGTTGTACTCCAGAACTGGCTAGATAATGCCTCTTTTGCTGTCTTGTTCTGCACTATGCTGGTGTATTGGGTGGGGGCGGCTTTTCCAAATTTATCGGCAACTGCGGCTTTGGGGACGGCTGGAATGGCGATCGCTAATTTGTGTATTGCTACTCTACTAGGGGCTAGATGGATTGAAGCTGGCTATTTCCCCTTAAGCAATCTCTATGAGTCCCTATTTTTCCTGACTTGGGGTATTACTGCCATCCATCTAATTGCAGAGAATAGCAGCCGTAGCCGCTTGGTGGGGGTTGTAACTGCTCCTGTAGCGATGGGAATAGCTGCTTTTGCTACCTTGACATTACCATCAACTATGCAAGTGTCAGAGCCATTAGTACCTGCTTTAAAGTCAAATTGGCTGATGATGCACGTTAGCGTGATGATGTTAAGCTATTCGGCTTTAATGGTAGGTGCGTTGTTAGCGATCGCTTTTTTAATTGTCACTTACGGAAAAAACATTCAACTACAAGGTAGTTCCGTTGGTACAGGTGGCTATCGCAGCAATGGTTACAAGTTACTTAAAGCCGGTGAGGTGATTTCTCAACCCCCAACACCCGCAGTGGAAAATAATGGCTTTTCTCGTTTGGAAAGCAGTAATAACGGCAACGGAACCGCTGTTTTAGATTTGGTAACTGTATCGGAAACTCAAACTGTAGAATCTACTGAAACTCTTTCCCCTCAACGCCTCAGTCTAGCTGAAACTCTGGATAATATCAGTTATCGCATTATCGGTTTGGGATTTCCCCTACTGACAATTGGTATTATTGCCGGTGGTGTTTGGGCTAATGAAGCTTGGGGATCTTACTGGAGTTGGGACCCCAAAGAAACTTGGGCGTTAATTACTTGGTTAGTTTTCGCCGCCTATCTTCACTCTAGAATAACTCGCGGTTGGCAAGGAAGAAAACCGGCAATTTTAGCCGCTGGTGGTTTTGTTGTGGTTTGGATTTGCTATCTTGGTGTAAATCTTTTGGGTAAAGGTTTACATTCTTACGGTTGGTTTTTCTAG
- a CDS encoding chorismate lyase, with product MTTIVTPTNNSTLPTAWHRLNPIWEGGEKDIQKGLPHTQLAPAWQLLLLGDGSPTRHLQLLTCEPIEVDVIDMALIGMNADAAPDLIQAVPGPRLRRQVWLRTSSGQRLGYATSWWEASHVDEFLQNRSLPIWASLARIRTELYRDIRGIYCGSSAALESGFDQVGPFWGRHYLFWHHGQPLTLIYEVFSPYLTKYLGQQQGY from the coding sequence TTGACTACTATTGTTACGCCCACAAATAATTCAACATTGCCAACCGCTTGGCATCGCCTAAATCCTATTTGGGAAGGTGGAGAGAAGGATATTCAAAAAGGTTTACCTCATACTCAGTTAGCACCAGCATGGCAATTGCTACTTTTGGGTGATGGTTCTCCAACTCGGCATTTACAATTACTGACTTGTGAACCGATAGAAGTGGATGTAATTGATATGGCTTTGATTGGCATGAATGCTGATGCTGCTCCCGATTTAATTCAAGCTGTGCCAGGGCCACGACTGCGCCGACAAGTATGGCTGCGTACTTCCTCTGGTCAGCGGTTGGGTTATGCCACTTCCTGGTGGGAAGCTAGTCATGTAGATGAGTTTTTGCAAAACCGTTCTCTTCCGATTTGGGCAAGTTTAGCTCGTATTCGGACAGAATTATATAGAGATATTAGAGGCATTTACTGTGGTTCTTCAGCTGCCCTAGAGTCAGGCTTTGATCAAGTTGGGCCTTTTTGGGGTCGTCATTATTTATTTTGGCATCATGGACAGCCTCTAACTTTGATTTATGAGGTTTTTTCGCCTTATTTAACTAAATATTTGGGACAACAACAAGGTTATTAG
- the hmpF gene encoding pilus motility taxis protein HmpF, with amino-acid sequence MLYLAEVQKQKGGLLSGGSKTELKLLACQRSDQNWNTVSEETITAEEAGKLNDGALVLVELSPNRQVQRIQEAGRPLVNILQNFSRQMEKFKLKEDEIDQWKQSLMFQVQELNRREMDMESRLEQLQQLENDVQRLETQKHEVETSREQIEKLQAEVERNRQELEGAWEHLRGEQRRLDEIKANAPQGSVLGEEQSRLIADLLKRLSTNDISSTGTLREDLDRAFELIEQQQATLNPHWQQLESQLTLAHQQQEEVEQISQTVRDRQTEILSLEQQLVQFQLTTATLKNKEEFSAILKQQLQNQEDLYQQTQALVATAGNLAVEQQVDVEALQTIPLEELQKMVAEDQEKLHQDSIFVQEQEQELNYKQESIEELQTKIQQASGEDLKNLEAELADEELLYQMLNDSLEGQRRNLIDRQKTLTRNQNILLQRQGQTVVHSPDENNINLESILAQIDYQRQQYSQELQKLESEISQLIAELEMNQEGIDHQNFVLDEKRQELKTIEAKLLTLQTTNYQCWGRVNLYQEALQPIQDCLDGLRDKLQAISNSLAHVQETGDSQVQTITEMRQTLQSLIPNLQLIAS; translated from the coding sequence GTGCTGTATTTAGCAGAAGTACAAAAGCAGAAAGGCGGCTTACTCAGTGGTGGTTCTAAAACAGAACTAAAACTACTAGCTTGTCAACGAAGCGACCAGAATTGGAACACTGTATCAGAAGAAACTATCACTGCGGAAGAAGCAGGTAAATTGAACGATGGCGCACTAGTACTAGTGGAACTGAGTCCCAATCGCCAAGTGCAGCGGATTCAAGAGGCTGGCCGTCCCCTAGTCAACATTTTGCAGAATTTTTCCCGCCAGATGGAAAAATTTAAGCTCAAAGAAGACGAAATTGACCAGTGGAAGCAGTCGCTCATGTTTCAAGTCCAAGAGCTAAATCGCCGCGAAATGGACATGGAATCAAGATTAGAACAACTGCAACAACTGGAAAATGATGTTCAACGCCTGGAAACACAAAAACACGAAGTAGAAACATCCCGTGAGCAAATTGAAAAGTTGCAAGCGGAAGTTGAACGCAATCGTCAGGAATTAGAAGGTGCTTGGGAGCATTTACGGGGAGAACAGCGTCGTCTAGATGAGATCAAAGCAAATGCCCCCCAGGGTTCAGTTTTGGGTGAGGAGCAAAGTCGGCTCATTGCTGATTTACTCAAGCGCTTGTCTACGAATGACATTAGTTCCACTGGAACATTACGGGAAGACCTTGATCGTGCTTTTGAACTGATCGAACAGCAACAAGCTACTCTTAACCCACATTGGCAACAACTAGAGTCGCAACTGACTTTAGCTCATCAACAGCAAGAGGAAGTTGAACAAATTTCCCAAACTGTGCGCGATCGCCAAACTGAAATACTTTCTTTAGAGCAACAACTAGTTCAGTTCCAACTGACTACCGCCACGCTGAAAAATAAAGAGGAGTTTTCTGCCATACTCAAACAGCAGTTGCAAAATCAAGAAGATTTATACCAACAAACCCAGGCTTTGGTAGCAACGGCTGGTAATTTAGCTGTCGAACAGCAAGTCGATGTGGAAGCTTTGCAGACAATTCCCCTGGAAGAACTGCAAAAGATGGTAGCAGAAGACCAGGAAAAATTGCACCAAGACTCTATTTTTGTTCAAGAACAAGAACAAGAACTCAATTACAAACAAGAAAGTATAGAAGAACTACAAACAAAGATACAGCAAGCATCAGGGGAAGATTTAAAAAATTTAGAAGCAGAACTAGCAGATGAAGAACTCCTGTACCAGATGCTCAATGATAGTTTGGAAGGACAACGCCGTAATTTAATAGATCGACAAAAAACTCTAACGCGTAACCAAAATATCCTTTTGCAACGACAAGGACAAACTGTTGTCCATTCTCCAGATGAGAACAATATTAATTTAGAGTCAATTCTCGCCCAAATTGATTACCAACGACAACAATACTCCCAAGAACTACAAAAGCTCGAAAGTGAGATTTCGCAACTGATTGCCGAACTGGAGATGAACCAGGAGGGCATTGATCATCAAAACTTTGTACTAGATGAAAAACGCCAAGAACTCAAAACCATAGAAGCAAAATTACTCACCTTGCAAACAACCAATTATCAATGCTGGGGTAGAGTCAATCTCTATCAAGAAGCATTACAACCTATTCAAGATTGCTTGGATGGTTTACGGGATAAGCTGCAAGCGATATCTAATTCTTTGGCTCATGTTCAAGAAACTGGTGATTCTCAAGTTCAGACTATTACTGAAATGCGCCAAACTCTCCAGAGTTTGATACCCAATTTACAGTTGATTGCTTCATAG
- the tilS gene encoding tRNA lysidine(34) synthetase TilS, whose product MTWTLLHAQIHRTIRTRRLFERNQRLLVAVSGGQDSLCLIKLLLDLQPKWGWNLGIAHCDHRWREDSQANADHVQNLAQSWNIPFYLETAINPVNSEATARSWRYQALTKIAQNYNYQYIVTGHTASDRAETLLYNLIRGTGADGLQALTWQRPLADNILLMRPLLEITRSQTEEFCQNFNLPIWEDSTNQNLKYARNRIRQELLPYLKENFNPQVESNLAQTAELLQAEVEYLEQAALNLREEAMEGGKNGEMGGNHLNHPLRLNRRVLQKAHLALQRRVMRQVLLEILPNAPNFEHIEKLTALITAPNRSQTDPFPGGAIAMVQDSWIFIKKDKE is encoded by the coding sequence ATGACATGGACTCTATTACACGCCCAAATACATCGGACTATTCGCACACGTCGTCTATTTGAGCGTAACCAACGGTTATTAGTGGCGGTTTCTGGTGGACAAGATTCTTTATGCTTAATTAAATTATTATTAGATTTACAACCTAAATGGGGATGGAATTTAGGTATTGCTCATTGTGATCATCGTTGGCGTGAAGATTCCCAAGCTAATGCTGATCATGTGCAGAATTTAGCACAAAGTTGGAATATACCTTTTTATTTAGAAACGGCGATAAATCCTGTTAATAGTGAAGCTACAGCCAGAAGTTGGCGATATCAGGCTTTAACTAAAATTGCCCAAAATTATAATTATCAATATATCGTTACTGGACACACGGCGAGCGATCGCGCGGAAACTCTGCTTTATAATCTAATACGTGGTACTGGCGCAGATGGTTTACAAGCTTTAACTTGGCAACGTCCACTAGCTGATAACATTCTGTTAATGCGTCCATTGTTAGAAATTACTCGTTCCCAAACAGAGGAATTTTGTCAAAATTTTAACTTGCCAATTTGGGAAGATTCCACAAATCAAAATTTAAAATATGCGCGAAACCGCATTCGCCAAGAACTTTTACCATATTTAAAAGAAAATTTCAATCCCCAAGTAGAATCAAATTTAGCCCAAACTGCCGAACTGTTGCAAGCAGAGGTGGAATATTTAGAACAGGCAGCCCTTAATTTGCGGGAAGAAGCAATGGAAGGAGGGAAAAATGGGGAAATGGGAGGAAATCATCTCAACCATCCTCTGAGGTTAAATCGGCGCGTATTGCAGAAAGCACATCTAGCCCTGCAACGTCGTGTCATGCGTCAGGTGCTGCTAGAAATATTACCCAATGCTCCCAACTTTGAACATATCGAGAAATTAACGGCTTTAATTACAGCCCCAAATCGTTCCCAAACCGATCCTTTTCCTGGTGGTGCGATCGCAATGGTACAAGATAGCTGGATTTTTATAAAAAAAGATAAAGAATAA